The DNA region AGGAGATCCTCACCGGAGAAAGATCGCAGAGCGTGGTGGCGAGGCTGAAACCGGTTCTCTCCGGCGAAGAGGTTATCGCCCTTCAGGATATGGTGGAGAGGGTGCGGATGGATGATATTTTGGTCGAGTATATGATGAATATCGTGGAGGAAACGAGGAAGAGCGAGCTTCTCGGTGTTGGGGTAAGCCCCCGCGGGGCGATCCACCTCTATCGGGCGGTCCAGTCTCTTGCCCTGGTTGAGGGAAGGAGCTACGCTATCCCCGACGATGTAAAAAGGCTTGCGGTACCCGTCCTTGCTCACCGGGTGATCGTGGAGGCGAGGCTTGATCCCTTTGGAAAGCGGGCGAGGGATGCGGAGGAGATAATCAGGGATATCTTGAAGAAGGTATCGGTACCGCTTTGAGGAGGCGGGGTTATTGCTTACCGCGCTTTTAGCTTTTCCCAGGCGGATGAGAAAGAACAAGGATAAAGCCCTTCGAGCATCCCGAAAAGAGGAGGGTGGTTTTACTTCGAGGATCGCTTCCCTTTTTTCTAAATTCCTCGGGTTGAGCCCCCGAGAGATGGCTCGCTTTGGCGGTAGAAAGAGGATATTCACCGCTTTTAAGAAGGAGTTTCCCCGGCTTGAGCGGTTTTCCGATATAAGGAAGAAGATCACCCCTGATGAGCGGAGGTCCTTTTCTCTCCGCTATCTTCGCTCTCATAGGTTGCTCGGTGCTGCCTGTGGTGCCGGCTTCGGGTCTTTTGGGATCTCCCTTGCTCCTTTGGAGGAGTATTCCCTCGCCCTCCTCCGTCTCAGGCTGGCGAGCTCTATCGCTTACTCCTTTGGATATGACCTTTCCCGCCCTGAAGAGCGGGGATTCCTGGTACAGGCGATGGCTTCCCCTTCTGGGAGAAAACCGATAAAGCCTGCTTCCCTCAGGTATATAATGACAAGTTTGGCGCGGAGGGTCATCTCCCTTGTGGTGAGGGATGAGGCCCGGTCGGCTCGGGTGAAGAGGATGTTAACGAAGATCGGGCTTAACCTTACCGAAAGGAGGATGCTTGCCTTCATTCCCCTCTTCGGGGCGGTGGTCTCTGCCGGTTTCAATTACCGGGAGATGGAAAGAACCGCTTTATC from Acidobacteriota bacterium includes:
- a CDS encoding EcsC family protein codes for the protein MRKNKDKALRASRKEEGGFTSRIASLFSKFLGLSPREMARFGGRKRIFTAFKKEFPRLERFSDIRKKITPDERRSFSLRYLRSHRLLGAACGAGFGSFGISLAPLEEYSLALLRLRLASSIAYSFGYDLSRPEERGFLVQAMASPSGRKPIKPASLRYIMTSLARRVISLVVRDEARSARVKRMLTKIGLNLTERRMLAFIPLFGAVVSAGFNYREMERTALS